Genomic window (Neodiprion lecontei isolate iyNeoLeco1 chromosome 7, iyNeoLeco1.1, whole genome shotgun sequence):
TTGAAGCTTTCAAGTGTTCGTCATAGCAACGACGTTATTGTCTCGGGAAAAAAGCTTCGGATTAATCATCAATCTGACGtatgcaggaaaaaaaaaaaaaaaagtcaagaaGATCAtcgaaagaaataataaaagtaacaATATTAAAAACGACGATAACAAGTCTTGTAAACTAATACGAAAGATAATGgagttgaatttcatttgaagataaaaagaaattttttcacaacaacCTCGAGTCGAGAAAATATTGATCCGAGCAAATGGAAATCAATGGATTAACAAACAGTCTCAGTTTTTTCAAGTcgtttgttaaaaaaattttttaattttttttttaataattcatcattcattgtatgcgataatgataatgataatattaataacgaAGCGTCGAGTCGTTTTACCTCCCTCTGAATAAACGGTGAACATAAGCCGTTCTATGCACGGTAGTGTAATAATAAACCTAagggaaataataattgctgTGGCCTGGAGGTCCGTCCGTGTGATTAAGCAGTGTTTAGAAGAGCATCCCGAGAGCGGCAACACGGCGTAGATTAGGATGGATTTTAATCACCTCGTTACCAACTACCGtgtttattatacaataacaTTCGGGACGAAGAGCGGTAGGCCgtaatttttatcactttgGTTTTACCCATTTTTGTATCTAATTTCACCCGCCTCGACTAGCTggattatataataaaatacgaacCGATTAGGCGCGTGTAACGATAAACTTTTGCAGATAAACAatgagtgaaagaaaaagaatgataCCTGATTGAATCGTGATTTTTGtttgaacaaaattaaacaaaactTGAACAAAAACCCCGCCCAAATATCAGTTAGCACGTACcaaattttcgtacaaaaaatcgatttccgCGCATCTGTTAGAAATCtgtgataaaaatcaaaccatCGGTAAAGATGGCtgcaaataatttcattaacattttttaaaccagTTAGTTTGAGACCCGACGTCAAGCAAACGCCACGCTAACATTTGCGAAACGGTCGTTTCAGACAAACGAGAAACTCCCTCGGGATCAGAGAATTGTGTTGCATAAAATATTCGTGCAAGTTGGGCGTTACAGCGGGGTCGAGTAATTAGGGCAGGCATATCACGGACATGGCGTAACGTGTATCAAGAGTAGAgcgagaggaagagagagggagagcagaggagaggagagagagagagaaagatagacGTAGTAACGCCAAAGGGTTTAAGGCTAGGATCGCGAGGTATGCGCGTTACGCAAAATTGCATAAAACTGCTTCAAGAGCAGACGAACAAATTCCTCCTTGGAATTGAAAGATGGcgaatgtataaataaaagtgTGACGAGATCAATTCCGTCAAGAAATCGTAAACGACAAGCAAGCGCGGTTGGTCTGAAAGTTTTCAAACGCGTTTCGCAAATTTCACGCCAAATTCGCACAAGGCTATAAATGTTCGTGCTGGCATGTTGGAAGgagtaaaaatgatgaatacgTGAAAacgagggagagagagagagagagagagaatatcATCGATAGTTCGCCGTTTGCATCCACGACGGAATTCACAATCAgacggatatatatatatatatatatatacatataataggATAGATAGGAATATAGAAATCCCGTGTAAACCGACTGCAGCCGGATATCATTTACGGAGCCGGATTCTGCGTGGGGTTGATAAAATATGGCGGGATGATGAGAGGGAGGGGGAGAAGGGGGCGAGGATCTCTGGTTCCCGGtaatgaaatttctgaaataccTCAACCCTGTAGAAATGCGCGGAGACACCTTACCTTGCTTCCTTAACTCAGGTTGCTGGATGGCTGGGTAATAACGAATctgcccccccccctgccccccCTCTCCGCCGCCCCTTCAAAACTTGTCAAATTTAATCCCTCCGACGTTTACATGTATGTTACACAGGGAATTTCGTGCGAACCCGAACAACGTCCGACCGATTTTTGATTACgttcagaaaaattttctgctattttttgatatttactacacttttctttttctctttttttttttttgtttgagcTTATATTTAAACGAACAAATTTTGACTCCGTAGATCGAATAATAGGGagaaccgttttttttttcttttacgttgATAAACAAGTCTTCAAGTTTTTGGGTGATAGCTGACGTGGATGCGTATTTGGAAAAACAAGGAGAATTTTCTTCACCAAGACGTGATGAAAATTACGTAGGTTTTAGATTTGAATGAGGGGAAAATCCCATACGAACATAGAAGTACGAAGAATATTGATGATTCGAATTTCGTTCATCACTTCTTTTACATTTGTAGtttattgataattaattattatttttcaacaaacgtgTTTTAAATGCGAAACTAAAGTTTGTCGAGATGTTATTTACGATAAACGTTTCGAGAAATAGgtaaattttcttaaaatctgaaatatcgTTCTGATTTCtacaaaagtaaaatttatccaacgaaactgtattttcttttgttagcTACGTTGGAGAAATAAGAATTTGACATCTAGTAAAGTATTCAAAGTGCACGTTCAACATCTGCTCTTTTTTGCACTCCGCtggaagcaaaaaaaaagaaaaaaaggactTGTAAACCACACTTTCGTTACACAGAGTATCGTGAGTACTACGAATGCATTTTCATGCCACGCGTATTTGTAATATTCGTTTTTGGCTCGCGCAAATTCCACAGACTTGCgataattacaattatataagcgatgaaaatttctacatAGCCACGAAtatgatgcaaaaaaaatataatcgttGTTACGTAGAATGGGTCAAAAGTGACGCTATCAACCTCTGTTATCATTTGTTTTTGAAGAGCAACccggaaaaaatatatcgcgCGACTGTTTGTTTAATCTTTTTCCCCAAAGCAGCTTTATTTTCCTTGCCGTCTTAGCGATTATGTTCGTTGTCAAAATACGTCACTCGTGTCCTACAAACTCAAGATTGTCGACGAAATATTACGAGAAGAATAATaaagaatacaaaaataaaacctgtaagacgaaaaagaaattgtcgttgaataaatgaatatgaaaatttctaccaacTGTTCGCGTTGTTtcgtcaataattatttttgtcagGAGATAATTCcaactaaagaaaaaaaaaaaaaataacttcacACGCGATTTTGGTATTTCCATTAAAAGTTACGTAATGTCAGCATCGGCGTAATTCAAGAAATGATAACGATACGCAAAGACATCAACGCAAAAGCGAATCGCAGGCGGGCAGATAGCCGAgggaattattatatttatattattatatattatacattatatccgacgtattgaaatatataaaagAAGTGAGCGGAAACTTTACGCAACTGTCGACACGATCTGTTTCGGTACTGACAGATATGGGCTTAAAAATGATTGGACGGTTCGAATCGCTGCTCCTGGAGCTTGCGTGCCTCTTGACCATACTGGGATTTTTTTACCCGTGCTTAGCGGCTTGACGCTTTCTCCAGGTAAGAGAGAACACCGCAATGCTTGAAAGTGCAGGGATAAGAAAACTACAACAAACTCCGCGTCCAGGTGATAACACGAGGATCTCGGCTTCGATTCAAAGAGAAAAGGCAATCGCATCTCTTCCGGACGGCTACGCCCCGATTCTCGACTCAAGCGTGGCTTACAAGCTCTAGAACAAGAAGGGAGGAACCTGGATGGAGGCGAAAGCGCTCTGCGAGAGGGAGGGTGCTAGTTTGACAGTGGCCGATAACCAAGAACTGTACGAGTACCTGATGGCGAACAATTCTTACACAGTACACGTGGGCATTTATTACAAATTCGACGAATGGATCAGTATTCGTGACGGTAAGTTCTGATTGTTAAAAATCGTAAAGTCCGCGAAGTTTACGTCAGATAAGCGATCGTTTCTTCCGTTTCATAGAATCGACCGTAAGCAACATACCATGGAAGTCTAGTCAACCTAACAACAGTCAAGAATGTGTTTGGATAGGAACTTTCTACGGGTCACTAGAAACTATCGATTGCCTGGTAACGACTTCGCATTACGCCTGCGAGCTCCCAATTCCTGAAAAGGACCCTGCGACGAACAGTGTCAAGCCAACGTGACCGACAACCAGGCTGACCCTAATCgcgaaaatttatatataccgTAGGATTTATGTACTTTTGACGCAGTAAACAAACAATGATTACAACGATTgccaagtgaaaaataaaacccgTATATCCGATCCGATCCCAAGATATTATTGAAGTTTGGCAAAGATTtgatattttctcttttctttgtcGGGTAAACCAATTCGCCGATAACGCTGTTTCAAATACAGAGATCTCGGATCTTGTCGCAAAAATCGAACGTAACGAGTTCGGATCGTCGATCAATAGTTGTAACACACCCCCGAGCAGCGACTGCTTCTCATGTAAAAGAATCCCAATCGACGAGTAAGAGGGAACGAAAAAAGAGTGAAGACGAAGTTGAAGTTTCACGTGCCGAGGTTCATGGCGAGGAAAAATACCGTCCGCGTATCTGAAATGAAGGAATTTTCTCCTCGCTAGTTCAACATCACAAGTACCGACCGATTCGTTGATCGATCTTCGTAGTTTCGTTAACACGCAAAATCGATCAACCTACGCGTCATAAAACTTGCGGCAGTAactatttttttatgcaaCACTAGTAACGAAAGTAATCGTTTCTGCGacagtacaaaaaaaaaaaagaaaaaaggtacGCTTTTACGTCCTAGTACCAAAAACTGCTTTATTTCCGTACTCTGCTATAAAACGTAACTTGTCAGCCACAAGCCTGTTGTCAACCATCATGAGCATCATAAAGGCAGACTTTTTTCACCGACACCTTCCAGCAAGAAACACAAttcgtattaattttttttgaccgtattCCAATTAGTCTCCGCCTCGCGCAAAGGCGCCCGCAATAACGACGCGGGgggtaaaaagaaaacgagCGAAGTAGAGCGAAAAGAAAGCGAAAAATTAAAGAGCGAGACTCACCCTTGCCGTGAAGCTGCTGTCGATTGGTGTCCGCACGAAGATTTTCAGCGGTGTGCACCAGCTCGTCCAATTGTGGTTTCTTCTGCTCCAATTCTCGCAGCACATTCtgtgaagaatgaaaaaaaaaaaaaaacaaccgtcAAGCGAGCAATTTTACGCAAGTTTTAAATACGAACAATATTGAATAAGGAAACGAGTAAATGAgtagatgaatattttttaaataatagattatttaaatattttttactgtgttcaaaaaattttctgcaattgtcCGAACTCTGAAACGGTACCCTGAATTTTCTCAGATTCATCATTCAgctggttaattatttataaatatcgaGAGTGACTTTGAATGGGAACTTATTGAAAATTCTCAAGAAATTCTcgaaaactgtatttttttccaaacgtTTCAAGTCCGGGTCTATGATAGGCCGGATTTTGCCTAATTTctagaaattttaatttttttgaccaaCTAAAACAGTGCGAACGGTTCGAGAAttcccaaaaaaaatttcgaacctTCCATTTTTCACTCAGAACATTTCTAGACCGATTTTATCATGAAGTTGGATGTCGTAAAAAAGATAGACAAAAATCGTCCCGTAAAGAAAATggtctaaaaatattttgaataaaaaataggaGCGTTTGCAAAATGAAAGCAAAACGGCTCCGTCAAGTAAACGAACGGATAttaatagagagagagagagaaagagagagagacagagagtgAGAGCTGCccgtttttcgttattttcgcACGTGGTGCGCGAAAACGAGGCAAGTGCAAATGGCAACTTGAGCACCAAGAGGATTTTGGGATTTTCAAGAGCGACTCTGTCGGGCTGGAAGGGAAGCGAGGTGGGATTATGAAAACAATGGCGATGCTAAGTCTCTCTAATCCGAGAAGCGTCCAGGATTATGAAAAGAAGACCaacaaaaacacacacacaatatTCCGAAGTGAAACCTACCTTTCCATGCAAATAACAAACTGCAACTTATACGTGCAGATATCTCTCAATCTTCATAAACGTTCGGAGAATATCGATCAATGGATAACGATAATTGCATTGTAATTTTCTTGCGAGTTcgttgttcaaaatttataccaGAGGCGAAATATTTTGACGGTgaggtgaaattatttttttgtcgactTAAATTACCGAATGAAATCTCAGAGTTGTGGAAAAtcgattatcaagatgataAAATCAACTTTACACCGATCGCCAAAATCATACACAAGAAGTGTTTTGGCCCACgtgatggtgaaaaaaaaaaaaaaccgaacggACGGATTTAATTTTGCAATAATGAGAGAATTTAGtaccgaaaaatataattgctGGATCAATTCAACTGGACCGATGGGATAAGAATCGTGATACTTGTTCAGAGAAATCAGGTTTCGACGTCCGGACTTtgatgtaataataattctggaaaaaatgttttgcaTTTCAACGAGTTTGATGTGGACGAACATATAATTGCTGTTACGCAAAGTGGATGAAGGACGACGGTATTGGTAAGTAACGTAATAAAATTCTGAGAAATCCGTATCTTTAACGCGATTAACGAAAGTTCAGAGGAGTTATCATCTCAGAACTTGAAAAACGTTACAACTTTGTTAGCTTCAGCATTGAAATATGAAAGCatcggtgaaaatattataaaaacttaCGTTGAGCGTGATCAACAAATGATTTTTCGATTGGATTTCGATTTATACCTTTTACACAAAACCTGCTCGCAAtactttataaatttcacttaTCAATTTCCAGCAAGCTGAACGCTTATTTTGATAAGCATGTATCAAGCTGCTTCATTGGGAGATGCGCGACTGCAGCCGCACTTTTAATCGACGAATCTATAAACCCGAGTGAATGTTGCGTAGCTGGGCATCGAAACGACGTCAATAACCAACATCAAAACCCTGCAATCGAACCTATAAATCtgtatctaatttttcaaatgcatCGACGCGGTGTTGGCGTATTTGCACGAAGGAAAAGTACAAGACGTTGGGTTATTCACGAGCAACAAGATAAATACGTAAATAGAACAGCGTACATATAAATGTAATCATATCTTGGGAGTCCAAAGATCAACGAAGCTATCAAAAACTCGGCCTTAAATAGCGCGAGCAAGTCTCCGTTAGTCAGTAATACGACGAGAACGATCGCCGTCAAGTGTAAAAATGGCACAGATTGTCGCTTTGCTACCGCTGCATCTGCTGTGTCAGTTGATCGCTCCGAATCCATCCTCAAACATTACGCACATCGGTGAGAGACTCGCGTCAATTTAATCAAATAACAAAGACGCAACGCGTGTTCGTCTTAAGGATATTTTCATAAGTGTAAAATCCTCGATTTCACAGGTACAATGACTATCGAGCAGCTGCAACAACAAATCGATTCGACGACCGGCGCCCCTTCCGTTAAGCACTTATTACTTCCGCCGGGCTACGTGGCTTATCCCAAAATCGGCGTCGCCTTCAAGGTTCACAGCGAAACCGCAACCTTTCGAAAAGCTGAAAACCAGTGCAGAAAGGAGGGCGGTCGCTTGGCGATAATAGACAGCCTTGACAAATTAAAGTATACATTATTCCTCAGTGAATCACTAGGAGAAGTTTTACGCGTGGGTCTTTTGGATGTTTTCGGCCAGGAACGGAACAGCATTGGAGCCAGTGAGTCTTTATCTAAACGCGCTTTTTCGTCCACGCGGATAACAAGCATTTTATAAAATCTTTCTCTCGATCATACAGGATCATACTTTGGCTTATCACGGAATGATCAGACGATCGATGGTGATTTGTGTATTGCAATAAAACCTGGTCCGAACGAATTGGGAAAATACGACTGCGACGATGAGAAAGACTTCATATGCGAGCTTCCGATTTCTCAGGAAAACTGAACTGTAAATAGTTAAATCGAGTGAAGGATCCACTGGCTACCCTGATTGtcgaaaattacaaattcacATCTCAATAATGGTAAATTGTGCACCGCGAGCGAAATCAAAGTTGAAATCCCGAAGCGAAGCCGAATAAAAATCATGCGGATGAGCATTCTCACGAGTCTCGGTGAAGGATATGGAATCAGATTGAAAAAAGGAAGCATCGTCGACGGCGTTCCTTTCAAACTTGAAACTCGGcgagagttgaaaaattgtgaaaaatacgATAGCCAGTAATATTAAATGTGTATTAGCAAGAATTTTCGATGAAACGTTGGTATGAATTTTAAATCGTATTTCAAgttgaggagaaaaaatttctttggtAATTctgatattaaataaaaaaaaaaaaaaaatacatttcaaaaatacatTAAATTATCATGTACATTACGGGGTTGAgcggtaataataaaaacgttATCCACAAAGAAATCACTTGTATTATCAGCGTTACTtgtgttgttgttttttttcctacccATGTGAATTGTCGCAAAATCTTTTCTACCTTCACATCCGACACCTCATCTAACGTTCCATCCAAACGATTAATATTAAGCTGCAACATTTAGACTTCGGCTGGATGAGCGAAGTGACGATCTTCGAACAACGCCGGTTGGGACGATGATCGTTCGTACATGTGTCGGTCAAATATCAGCCGAATGAAGCGTCGTTTCGCTTTTGCGCCAGCGATCTCTCTCCTCGATGAAATTCGTTTCGTTTGCAGTGTAAGAAATTACAATTCCGAACAATTGTTACTCGCAGGTATTCAAACCTATGCGATCATCGATGTGTGCGGAGACCCGACACATCGGAGGATATCTGTTCCAACTCTTTGCCTGTTAACAGTTGAAAGTTTCGTTTGCTGTTCACGTTCAGCAAGTACGTTCTCCGACAGCATTAACGAAATGAACAAGCTACTCGCTTTgtgactaattttttttctacgaagCCTCTGTTCGGCTGTCGGAAGCAATACTTTTGATAGAAAAGCGCACGAACATAGTTTACGCAATATTAACGTTCAGCTACATCGCTCAAAGTTGAAACTGAGTCGTcgcaagtgaaaaaaaaaaatagatatcGCGGGACGTTCGACAGAAGCGAAgcttataatttaatttcgatGTGGAGGTAAATTGTTTAATTTGAACAAATCAATTATATTGTActgctgattttttattatttattctaaaGAAGCACAGATCGCAACACactttcaaaaacaaaaattgaggTCAAGTAAACCGCGTGTTTCTTATCAATCAATATACCtaaaacacacacacgccgATCAAGcaagctgaaaaatattttcggtaCAGACGCAAGTCTCGAAGATAa
Coding sequences:
- the LOC124295500 gene encoding uncharacterized protein LOC124295500 — encoded protein: MEAKALCEREGASLTVADNQELYEYLMANNSYTVHVGIYYKFDEWISIRDESTVSNIPWKSSQPNNSQECVWIGTFYGSLETIDCLVTTSHYACELPIPEKDPATNSVKPT
- the LOC107224488 gene encoding uncharacterized protein LOC107224488 translates to MAQIVALLPLHLLCQLIAPNPSSNITHIGTMTIEQLQQQIDSTTGAPSVKHLLLPPGYVAYPKIGVAFKVHSETATFRKAENQCRKEGGRLAIIDSLDKLKYTLFLSESLGEVLRVGLLDVFGQERNSIGARSYFGLSRNDQTIDGDLCIAIKPGPNELGKYDCDDEKDFICELPISQEN